In a genomic window of Rhopalosiphum maidis isolate BTI-1 chromosome 4, ASM367621v3, whole genome shotgun sequence:
- the LOC113548487 gene encoding uncharacterized protein LOC113548487, producing the protein MASNRKYQNISIQPQKLPRTSKAVFELPREDLSEAELHGKSTSDRTKRRVAHEAWFPLPVINKPIAPSRQVVAQPKQKKKNVIMKRSFSRIKPCQVRQINETVVLNSGAIHSKSSSSGIDNRVKANKRKLEDFDYSELMKKKQKKSYVDKSKNKDAKKEKKSCPRKGRYIEICS; encoded by the exons gcATTCAACCGCAAAAACTTCCTCGGACTTCTAAAGCTGTATTtgag ttgccTAGAGAAGATTTGAGTGAAGCTGAACTTCATGGAAAATCGACTTCCGATAGAACCAAACGCCGTGTTGCCCACGAGGCGTGGTTTCCTCTACCGGTTATCAATAAGCCGATAGCGCCAAGTAGGCAGGTGGTTGCTCAGccgaaacagaaaaaaaagaatgttATAATGAAGaga agtttCTCGCGTATAAAGCCCTGCCAAGTAAGACAAATTAACGAAACAGTTGTTTTGAACTCAGGAGCCATACATAGCAAGTCGTCAAGTTCTG gAATTGATAATAGAGTTAAAGCTAACAAGAGAAAATTGGAAGACTTTGATTATAGTGAACTGatgaaaaaaaagcaaaaaaaaagttatgttgacaaatcaaaaaataaagatgcaaaaaaagaaaaaaaatcatgccCACGTAAAGGTAGATACATAGAAATTTGTTCCTAA
- the LOC113552615 gene encoding TRAF3-interacting protein 1 isoform X1, translated as MKNIINTDMTDSINKELVKQVQLSLSKYINKPQLTEKLLNKPPFKFLHDIVTNVIQSTGYLTGVFTDEEMISTNVTTKETKIKFLEKLITAIQSTTNKTISARPSKIVAGLEVTKTLELLIAIVFGIETKNKEVKEQSSTNTKTKKPETTKINQNKIKLSEKTKSIEKKVKENIDHGSQKKIQKSDSMESSVVKNDESIIIEMDTTTKPVGEFTVKPVDEEIKNIVDSSIKTEELNENKLQSTFKSKLEKKNTESLEKTNSEENSLRKLSETHDISKPLRPKSSRPPAPNRRPQSNTYAEIPKHSDNFFSKNDDKINDIDDNIVTIEVLNDNKSNYDSYTQEDGQGHLVSQILQTQIEFNTKKKTDSSKIEWEGKSAKDQEMLTKEMDTIRQFIQDITKSANPLSKLINNMQENIDQMNRELNYWKNFTEKTNEKLDIQQRIAEEKIKPMVILLEKLNTEVKDELEMMDYCKANIMKNKSHINYLVSERFMLKK; from the exons atatgaCTGATTCTATAAACAAAGAACTTGTTAAACAAGTACAATTATCtctatctaaatatattaataagccACAGCTAACAGAAAAACTGCTAAATAAACCGCCATTCAAATTTCTTCATGATATCGTAACAAAT gtcATCCAGAGCACTGGTTATTTAACAGGTGTTTTTACTGATGAAGAAATGATATCTACAAATGTTACTACAAAAGAAACTAAGatcaaatttttagaaaaacttaTAACTGCCATCC AATcaacaacaaataaaacaatatcagCAAGACCCTCTAAAATTGTTGCAGGACTTGAAGTAACAAAGACTTTAGAGTTACTAATAGCAATTGTTTTTGGAATAgaaacaaaa aATAAAGAAGTTAAGGAACAAAGTTCTACtaatacaaaaactaaaaaaccagaaactacaaaaattaatcaaaataaaataaaactgtcaGAAAAAACCAaatcaatagaaaaaaaagttaaagaaaatattgatcatggttcccaaaaaaaaatacaaaaatctgATAGTATGGAATCATCAGTAGTTAAAAACGATGAATCCATTATTATAGAGATGGATACAACAACAAAACCTGTTGGAGAATTCACTGTAAAACCAGTTGATGaagaaataaagaatattgtGGATAGTTCTATTAAAACTGA AGAACtcaatgaaaacaaattacaatcaaCATTCAAAtctaaattagaaaaaaaaaatactgaatcATTAGAAAAAACTAACTCAGAAGAGAATTCACTTCGGAAATTAAGTGAAACGCATGATATTAGTAAACCATTAAGGCCCAAAAGCTCAAGACCACCAGCACCAAATCGTCGTCCTCAATCAAATACATATGCAga gaTTCCCAAACAttcagacaattttttttcaaaaaacgatgataaaataaatgacattgatgataatattgttacaattGAAGTACTAAACGATAATAAGTCAAATTATGATTCTTATACCCAG GAAGATGGACAAGGGCATCTTGTATCACAAATACTTCAAACacaaatagaatttaatactaaaaaaaagacagactcttcaaaaata gaatGGGAAGGAAAAAGTGCTAAGGATCAAGAGATGTTAACTAAAGAAATGGATACAATCAGGCAATTTATTCAAGACATAACAAAATCTGCAAATCCATTAAGTAAACTTATCAACAATATGCAAGAAAATATTGATCAAATGAATCGAGAATTGAACTACTGGAAaaattttactgaaaaaaCTAATGAAAAGCTTGATATACAACAGCG AATAGctgaagaaaaaattaagcCAATGGTTATCTTATTGGAAAAACTGAATACTGAAGTTAAAGATGAATTGGAAATGATGGATTACTGTAAAGCAAAcattatgaaaaacaaatctcatattaactatttagttTCAGAAaggtttatgttaaaaaagtaa
- the LOC113552615 gene encoding TRAF3-interacting protein 1 isoform X2, with protein sequence MISTNVTTKETKIKFLEKLITAIQSTTNKTISARPSKIVAGLEVTKTLELLIAIVFGIETKNKEVKEQSSTNTKTKKPETTKINQNKIKLSEKTKSIEKKVKENIDHGSQKKIQKSDSMESSVVKNDESIIIEMDTTTKPVGEFTVKPVDEEIKNIVDSSIKTEELNENKLQSTFKSKLEKKNTESLEKTNSEENSLRKLSETHDISKPLRPKSSRPPAPNRRPQSNTYAEIPKHSDNFFSKNDDKINDIDDNIVTIEVLNDNKSNYDSYTQEDGQGHLVSQILQTQIEFNTKKKTDSSKIEWEGKSAKDQEMLTKEMDTIRQFIQDITKSANPLSKLINNMQENIDQMNRELNYWKNFTEKTNEKLDIQQRIAEEKIKPMVILLEKLNTEVKDELEMMDYCKANIMKNKSHINYLVSERFMLKK encoded by the exons ATGATATCTACAAATGTTACTACAAAAGAAACTAAGatcaaatttttagaaaaacttaTAACTGCCATCC AATcaacaacaaataaaacaatatcagCAAGACCCTCTAAAATTGTTGCAGGACTTGAAGTAACAAAGACTTTAGAGTTACTAATAGCAATTGTTTTTGGAATAgaaacaaaa aATAAAGAAGTTAAGGAACAAAGTTCTACtaatacaaaaactaaaaaaccagaaactacaaaaattaatcaaaataaaataaaactgtcaGAAAAAACCAaatcaatagaaaaaaaagttaaagaaaatattgatcatggttcccaaaaaaaaatacaaaaatctgATAGTATGGAATCATCAGTAGTTAAAAACGATGAATCCATTATTATAGAGATGGATACAACAACAAAACCTGTTGGAGAATTCACTGTAAAACCAGTTGATGaagaaataaagaatattgtGGATAGTTCTATTAAAACTGA AGAACtcaatgaaaacaaattacaatcaaCATTCAAAtctaaattagaaaaaaaaaatactgaatcATTAGAAAAAACTAACTCAGAAGAGAATTCACTTCGGAAATTAAGTGAAACGCATGATATTAGTAAACCATTAAGGCCCAAAAGCTCAAGACCACCAGCACCAAATCGTCGTCCTCAATCAAATACATATGCAga gaTTCCCAAACAttcagacaattttttttcaaaaaacgatgataaaataaatgacattgatgataatattgttacaattGAAGTACTAAACGATAATAAGTCAAATTATGATTCTTATACCCAG GAAGATGGACAAGGGCATCTTGTATCACAAATACTTCAAACacaaatagaatttaatactaaaaaaaagacagactcttcaaaaata gaatGGGAAGGAAAAAGTGCTAAGGATCAAGAGATGTTAACTAAAGAAATGGATACAATCAGGCAATTTATTCAAGACATAACAAAATCTGCAAATCCATTAAGTAAACTTATCAACAATATGCAAGAAAATATTGATCAAATGAATCGAGAATTGAACTACTGGAAaaattttactgaaaaaaCTAATGAAAAGCTTGATATACAACAGCG AATAGctgaagaaaaaattaagcCAATGGTTATCTTATTGGAAAAACTGAATACTGAAGTTAAAGATGAATTGGAAATGATGGATTACTGTAAAGCAAAcattatgaaaaacaaatctcatattaactatttagttTCAGAAaggtttatgttaaaaaagtaa